The genomic stretch ttaaAGGAAGATTGAGGACGAAATCTGCTTCAGACCTGTCCACCGTGTACCCTGTATTTAAATTTTGGTCACTCGGCACAATTCAGTTTGGTACTCTGCGCGGCAACTAAGCTCAAAACCACCCGTGCCTCTAAAATTCCCCAATCTTATCTCCCACCGCACCACAGCTCCTTATCCTCTGGTTCTCCAACGTATGAACACGATGATTTCAGGCGGCGGCGCATCCACATAGTCTCACTGCTTCCGGCTCCCCGATCCTCATTCTTGCATCTTCATTCTTCGGCCTAGTTGAGCGACGATGGCAGACGGCGGTCCTCTACTTCTGGCGAGAAGCGGCAGGGCAGGTGCCGGGGACGTGCCCCGCAAGGAGGCGAGAGCTGTTGGGGCCTGCTGCTGGCCTGGGACGATGACCGATGGCTACTGCATCCAGCTGCTAGGGCCGGCCAAGGGAGGTTGGAAAGGGCCGCCGTGGAGCGCGCAGCAGCTCTGTCACAGCGCCCGAGCGCCGACATGCAGTCCATTAGTGCGACCAAAGGTGAGGGATTTGATTTTCCGATTAACGATTAAGA from Sorghum bicolor cultivar BTx623 chromosome 3, Sorghum_bicolor_NCBIv3, whole genome shotgun sequence encodes the following:
- the LOC110433448 gene encoding uncharacterized protein LOC110433448 isoform X2; the protein is MADGGPLLLARSGRAGAGDVPRKEARAVGACCWPGTMTDGYCIQLLGPAKGGWKGPPWSAQQLCHSARAPTCSPLVRPKVCSGWSTNPRKICK
- the LOC110433448 gene encoding uncharacterized protein LOC110433448 isoform X1, which codes for MADGGPLLLARSGRAGAGDVPRKEARAVGACCWPGTMTDGYCIQLLGPAKGGWKGPPWSAQQLCHSARAPTCSPLVRPKVIVLRFRHGCCNSMLNNRSINSSPMKAKPTPSGDIFILLFNIHIFYSYNN